In a genomic window of Chryseobacterium sp. G0162:
- a CDS encoding four helix bundle protein, whose product MHNFEKLVFWQKSIELAKQVYIICAELPKDEKFGLISQIKRSVISIPSNIAEGAGRNNDREFYHFLGIANASSFELQTQLILTRELNLLDAEKVDRLISNLNEIQRMIYTFKSNLKK is encoded by the coding sequence ATGCATAATTTTGAAAAACTGGTTTTTTGGCAGAAATCTATAGAACTTGCAAAACAGGTTTATATTATTTGTGCTGAGTTGCCTAAAGATGAAAAGTTTGGTTTGATTTCTCAAATTAAAAGGTCTGTAATCTCTATTCCTTCTAATATAGCCGAAGGAGCAGGGAGAAATAATGATAGAGAATTTTATCATTTTCTTGGAATAGCAAATGCATCCTCTTTTGAACTACAGACACAGTTAATTTTAACAAGAGAATTGAATTTACTTGATGCAGAAAAAGTAGATCGTTTAATATCGAATCTGAATGAAATTCAAAGAATGATTTATACATTCAAATCTAATTTAAAAAAGTAA
- a CDS encoding aspartate carbamoyltransferase catalytic subunit, with protein sequence MFTITELSTEKINSILTEALAFRNGKTAKIEGEVFCSNLFFEDSTRTKTSFDIAERKLGLQVVPFDASHSSVNKGESLYDTVKTIESLGVNLVVIRDKKDRYFEELKNIKIPVINGGDGTGNHPSQCMLDLMTIYQEFGKFEGLKVGIVGDVKHSRVANSNAEALRRLGAKVYFSGPEQWFDEGAIINGTYLSVDELIAEVDVLMLLRIQHERHDAAMSFTASDYHKRYGLTKEREQAMKKEAIIMHPAPINRGVEIDSDLVECKRSRVFRQMENGVFARMAILKDALEEKGFTFK encoded by the coding sequence ATGTTTACGATTACAGAACTAAGTACCGAGAAAATCAACAGTATACTGACAGAAGCACTAGCTTTCAGAAATGGAAAAACTGCTAAAATTGAAGGCGAAGTTTTTTGTTCCAATCTTTTCTTCGAAGACAGCACAAGAACAAAGACAAGCTTTGATATTGCAGAAAGAAAATTAGGATTACAGGTTGTTCCTTTTGATGCTTCACACAGTTCTGTAAATAAAGGTGAGAGTCTTTATGATACAGTAAAGACCATTGAAAGCCTTGGAGTAAATCTTGTAGTGATCCGAGATAAGAAAGACAGATACTTTGAAGAACTGAAAAATATTAAGATCCCTGTAATCAATGGAGGAGATGGAACAGGAAACCATCCTTCACAATGTATGCTGGATCTGATGACCATCTATCAGGAATTCGGAAAGTTTGAAGGACTAAAAGTAGGAATTGTAGGAGATGTAAAACACAGCCGTGTTGCCAACTCAAATGCTGAAGCGTTAAGAAGATTAGGAGCTAAAGTTTATTTTTCAGGACCTGAGCAGTGGTTTGATGAAGGAGCAATAATCAACGGAACTTATCTTTCAGTAGATGAACTGATCGCTGAAGTAGATGTTCTGATGTTATTAAGAATCCAACATGAGAGACATGATGCGGCCATGAGTTTCACAGCCTCTGACTATCATAAAAGATATGGTCTGACTAAAGAAAGAGAGCAAGCTATGAAAAAAGAAGCAATCATCATGCACCCGGCACCTATCAACAGGGGAGTGGAAATAGATTCAGACCTGGTAGAATGCAAACGTTCAAGAGTCTTCAGACAAATGGAAAATGGTGTTTTCGCCAGAATGGCCATTTTAAAAGATGCACTGGAAGAAAAAGGATTTACCTTTAAATAA
- the carB gene encoding carbamoyl-phosphate synthase large subunit has translation MAKRTDIKTILVIGSGPIIIGQAAEFDYAGTQACLSLKEEGYKVILINSNPATIMTDVEIADKVYIEPISLQFVSHIIRKERPDALLPTLGGQTGLNMAVELEKSGILEECKVEVLGTKLSAINRAEDRDLFRELMRELNEPVPESDIVNTVEGALAFADAIGYPVIVRPAFTMGGTGGGIASTEAELKEIAELGLKHSPVTQCLIEKSIAGFKEIEYEVMRDANDNAIVVCNMENIDPVGVHTGDSIVVAPSQTLSDREYQLLRNASLKIIRALGIEGGCNVQLALDPHSFDYYIIEVNPRVSRSSALASKATGYPIAKIAAKIAVGLTLDEIMNPVTGKTYACFEPALDYVVTKFPRFPFDKFETADRRLSTQMKATGEVMAIGRNLEESLQKAIRSLETGIKHLGLKTKQAQALTAEEIERRIRVCDDERLFIIGDALRRGYDWEQIVEWSKIDKFFIWKLKKLVDFEKVIAANKFDKETLIEAKRLGFADINIAVLWDVKEREVFNFRKENGVMPVYKMVDTCAAEFESETPYFYGTYEEENESVVSDKEKIIVLGSGPIRIGQGVEFDYATVHSVWAIKEMGYEAIIINNNPETVSTDFSISDKLYFEPLTEEDVMNIIDLEKPKGVVVQFGGQTAINLADKLASHGVQILGTSLEDLDRAENRDKFEKALQEMGIPQPKGRTSTSKEEAIKIANEIGYPVLVRPSYVLGGRAMEIVYAEAELAHYMEHAVDASPEHPVLVDKYMVGKEIEVDAICDGETVVIPGIMEHIERAGVHSGDSIAVYPPQNISQSEIDTLVDYTQRLAKGLKVIGLMNIQYVLFEGNVYVIEVNPRSSRTVPFLSKITEVPMANLATKAILGQKLTDLGYKNGLVPNKEGVFVKVPVFSFSKLTKVDISLGPEMKSTGEVMGKDTTLEKALYKGLVAAGRKVPMHGSILFTVADKHKEEAADLAARFHEVGFRIWATEGTAKFFEEKGIPCKIGYKIGEESVNLIDLIQKGKVQYVVNTTTKGKQAERDGFQIRRMSVENGVPCLTSMDTVEAILKVIESMSFKMETM, from the coding sequence ATGGCAAAACGTACAGATATAAAAACAATTTTAGTAATCGGTTCAGGACCTATCATCATCGGACAGGCAGCTGAATTTGATTACGCAGGAACGCAGGCTTGTCTGTCTTTGAAAGAAGAAGGCTACAAGGTAATTTTGATTAACTCAAACCCTGCAACGATCATGACAGATGTAGAAATAGCTGATAAAGTATATATCGAGCCGATTTCATTACAGTTTGTAAGTCATATCATCAGAAAAGAGCGTCCTGATGCATTACTACCAACGCTTGGAGGTCAAACTGGTCTTAACATGGCGGTAGAGCTTGAAAAATCGGGAATTCTTGAAGAATGCAAAGTGGAAGTATTGGGAACTAAGCTTTCAGCGATCAACAGAGCAGAAGACAGAGACCTTTTCCGTGAGTTGATGAGAGAGTTGAATGAGCCGGTTCCGGAATCTGATATCGTAAACACGGTAGAAGGAGCACTAGCTTTCGCAGATGCAATCGGATATCCTGTAATTGTTCGTCCTGCCTTTACAATGGGTGGAACAGGTGGAGGTATCGCTTCCACTGAAGCAGAATTAAAAGAAATTGCTGAACTGGGACTAAAACACAGTCCGGTTACACAATGTCTTATTGAGAAATCAATTGCAGGTTTCAAAGAAATTGAGTACGAAGTAATGCGTGATGCAAATGACAATGCGATTGTGGTTTGTAACATGGAAAATATTGACCCGGTAGGAGTTCACACAGGAGACTCTATCGTAGTAGCACCTTCTCAGACCCTTTCAGACAGAGAATATCAGTTACTGAGAAATGCCTCACTAAAAATCATCAGAGCTTTAGGAATTGAAGGCGGATGTAACGTACAGTTAGCATTAGATCCACATTCATTTGATTACTATATCATCGAGGTAAACCCTAGAGTATCCCGTTCATCAGCTTTAGCAAGTAAAGCTACAGGATATCCGATTGCAAAAATCGCTGCGAAAATTGCAGTAGGATTAACACTGGATGAAATCATGAATCCGGTAACAGGAAAAACATACGCATGTTTCGAACCTGCTCTTGATTATGTGGTGACTAAATTCCCAAGATTCCCATTCGATAAATTCGAAACAGCAGACAGAAGACTTTCTACTCAGATGAAAGCGACTGGGGAAGTAATGGCGATTGGAAGAAACCTTGAGGAATCTTTACAGAAAGCAATCCGTTCATTAGAAACAGGAATCAAGCATCTTGGATTAAAAACAAAGCAAGCTCAGGCACTTACTGCTGAAGAAATCGAGAGAAGAATCAGAGTGTGTGATGATGAGAGATTATTCATTATCGGAGATGCTTTAAGAAGAGGATACGACTGGGAACAAATCGTAGAATGGAGCAAAATTGATAAATTCTTCATCTGGAAACTTAAAAAGCTTGTTGATTTCGAAAAGGTAATCGCAGCTAACAAATTTGATAAAGAAACCTTAATTGAAGCTAAGAGATTAGGTTTTGCAGATATCAACATCGCGGTTCTTTGGGATGTAAAAGAACGTGAGGTATTCAACTTCAGAAAAGAAAACGGGGTAATGCCGGTGTACAAAATGGTAGACACTTGTGCTGCTGAGTTTGAAAGTGAAACACCATATTTCTACGGAACTTACGAAGAAGAAAACGAAAGTGTAGTTTCTGATAAAGAAAAAATCATCGTGTTAGGTTCAGGACCTATCAGAATCGGACAGGGAGTTGAATTCGACTACGCAACGGTACACTCAGTATGGGCAATCAAGGAAATGGGGTATGAAGCGATCATTATCAACAACAACCCTGAAACTGTTTCTACAGACTTCTCGATCTCGGATAAATTATACTTCGAACCATTGACCGAAGAAGATGTAATGAACATCATCGATCTTGAAAAACCTAAAGGAGTGGTGGTTCAGTTCGGAGGACAGACAGCGATCAACCTTGCAGATAAATTAGCTTCTCACGGAGTACAGATCTTAGGAACTTCATTAGAAGACCTTGACAGAGCTGAAAACAGAGATAAATTTGAAAAAGCACTTCAAGAGATGGGAATTCCTCAGCCAAAAGGAAGAACTTCCACTTCGAAAGAAGAAGCCATTAAAATTGCTAACGAAATCGGTTACCCGGTATTGGTGCGTCCAAGTTATGTTCTTGGAGGTAGAGCAATGGAAATTGTATACGCAGAAGCAGAATTGGCTCATTATATGGAGCACGCAGTAGACGCAAGCCCTGAACACCCTGTTTTGGTAGACAAATACATGGTAGGAAAAGAGATTGAAGTAGATGCAATTTGTGACGGTGAAACAGTGGTAATTCCAGGAATTATGGAGCACATTGAAAGAGCAGGGGTTCACTCCGGAGACTCTATCGCAGTATATCCGCCACAGAATATTTCTCAGAGTGAAATCGATACTTTAGTAGACTATACTCAAAGACTGGCAAAAGGACTGAAAGTGATTGGATTAATGAACATCCAGTACGTTCTTTTCGAAGGAAACGTATATGTGATCGAAGTAAACCCACGTTCTTCAAGAACAGTTCCTTTCTTATCTAAAATCACAGAAGTTCCAATGGCTAACCTTGCAACGAAAGCGATCTTAGGACAGAAATTAACGGATCTTGGTTACAAAAACGGGTTGGTTCCGAATAAAGAAGGAGTTTTTGTAAAAGTACCGGTATTCTCTTTCTCAAAACTGACAAAGGTTGACATCTCTTTAGGCCCTGAAATGAAGTCTACAGGAGAGGTTATGGGGAAAGATACTACTTTAGAGAAAGCCCTTTACAAAGGATTGGTTGCAGCAGGAAGAAAAGTTCCTATGCACGGTTCTATCTTATTTACTGTAGCTGATAAGCACAAAGAAGAAGCAGCTGATTTGGCAGCAAGATTCCATGAAGTAGGTTTCAGAATCTGGGCTACGGAAGGTACAGCGAAATTCTTCGAAGAAAAAGGAATTCCTTGCAAAATAGGATACAAAATAGGAGAAGAAAGCGTAAATCTGATCGACCTGATCCAGAAAGGAAAAGTTCAGTATGTGGTAAATACCACTACAAAAGGAAAACAAGCAGAAAGAGACGGATTCCAGATCAGAAGAATGAGTGTGGAAAATGGTGTTCCTTGTTTAACTTCAATGGACACAGTAGAAGCCATCTTGAAAGTAATTGAAAGCATGAGCTTCAAAATGGAGACCATGTAA
- a CDS encoding carbamoyl phosphate synthase small subunit: MKKKLILESGEVFHGEGFGAELETAGEVVFNTGMTGYQELISDPSYCGQIVCMTYPLIGNYGINRDDYESIEPAIKGLIVKELCDLPSNFRTQITLDELFKKKNLSGISGIDTRRLTRILRNAGVVKGKIVNADADEAATAAELKTTTFPINQVEEVSTKTPYANPNRGFKVVLVDFGAKLGIIRELSQRNCDIIVVSQDTTAEDILLMNPDGIMLSNGPGDPEDVPHALDMIRGLLGKVPIFGICLGHQLIGLACGAKTFKLKFGHRGGNHPVLDLAKNTVAITSQNHGYAVDQESLKGTDLIETHIALNDRTNEGLKHKIHPCFSVQYHPEASPGPEDANYLFDEFIEMMEDFKK, from the coding sequence ATGAAGAAAAAATTAATACTGGAGTCCGGTGAAGTGTTTCATGGAGAAGGTTTCGGAGCAGAATTGGAAACTGCAGGAGAAGTAGTTTTCAATACCGGAATGACAGGGTATCAGGAATTGATCTCTGACCCATCATACTGCGGTCAGATAGTTTGTATGACCTATCCGCTTATCGGGAATTATGGTATTAACCGTGATGATTATGAGAGTATTGAGCCGGCAATTAAAGGACTTATCGTAAAAGAACTTTGCGATCTTCCCTCCAATTTCCGTACTCAGATTACTTTAGATGAATTATTTAAGAAGAAAAACCTTTCAGGAATTTCAGGAATTGATACAAGAAGACTGACAAGAATTCTTCGTAACGCCGGAGTAGTGAAAGGAAAAATTGTGAATGCCGATGCAGACGAAGCAGCAACAGCTGCAGAACTGAAAACCACGACTTTCCCAATTAATCAGGTAGAAGAAGTTTCTACCAAAACACCTTATGCTAACCCTAACAGAGGTTTCAAAGTAGTATTGGTAGATTTTGGTGCTAAACTGGGAATTATCAGAGAACTATCTCAAAGAAACTGTGATATCATTGTGGTTTCTCAGGATACAACAGCAGAAGATATCCTATTGATGAATCCAGATGGAATTATGCTTTCAAACGGTCCTGGTGACCCGGAAGATGTACCACACGCATTAGACATGATCCGCGGATTATTAGGAAAAGTTCCAATCTTCGGAATCTGTTTAGGACACCAGTTAATTGGTCTTGCTTGTGGAGCTAAAACATTCAAACTGAAGTTCGGACACAGAGGCGGAAATCACCCTGTATTGGATTTAGCGAAAAACACTGTAGCAATCACTTCTCAGAATCATGGATATGCGGTAGATCAGGAAAGTTTAAAAGGTACAGACCTTATCGAAACGCACATCGCACTAAACGATAGAACCAACGAAGGATTAAAGCACAAAATCCATCCTTGTTTCTCTGTGCAGTATCACCCTGAAGCGAGCCCAGGTCCTGAGGATGCAAACTACCTGTTTGATGAGTTTATTGAAATGATGGAGGATTTTAAGAAGTAA
- a CDS encoding pyridoxamine 5'-phosphate oxidase family protein: MLTEEVKNYIDKSVLCWLATSDRNNEPNVSPKEIFTYKDDTTFLIAHLASPNSVNNIKENPNVCVSFVDIFVQKGFKLKGLATIIEKGDEIFEHAVQPLINLFTDQYPIKAVIEISVTKVETIQAPSYFLYNDITEQSQVNSAMKTYNVKPME; the protein is encoded by the coding sequence ATGTTAACAGAAGAAGTAAAAAATTATATTGATAAAAGTGTCTTATGCTGGCTGGCAACTTCTGACAGGAATAATGAACCCAATGTTTCCCCCAAAGAAATATTTACCTACAAAGATGATACAACATTTTTAATTGCTCATCTCGCTTCACCCAACAGTGTAAATAATATTAAAGAGAACCCGAATGTTTGTGTCAGTTTTGTGGATATATTCGTACAGAAAGGATTTAAACTAAAAGGTCTGGCAACCATTATCGAAAAAGGGGATGAAATTTTTGAACATGCAGTACAACCTCTCATCAATTTGTTTACAGATCAATATCCTATCAAGGCTGTCATAGAAATATCAGTGACTAAAGTAGAAACAATACAGGCTCCGAGTTACTTTTTGTATAATGATATTACGGAACAATCTCAGGTAAATAGTGCAATGAAAACGTATAATGTAAAGCCAATGGAGTAA